A window of the Cystobacter fuscus genome harbors these coding sequences:
- a CDS encoding dihydrofolate reductase family protein, which translates to MGLLTFSINVTLDGCVDHQEGIADDETHAFFTRLMDEGGAMLWGRVTYEMMESYWPAVARGDEEAPPAMREWAVKLDAKPKYVVSSTRKDFPWTNSHHIVGDLRTGVQKLKDATPAGVLLGSGKLATELDRLDLIDEYKFLIHPRIVGHGPTLYQSGLPSTRRLELVSAKPLRGGAVAMHYRRAR; encoded by the coding sequence ATGGGACTCTTGACCTTCAGCATCAACGTCACCCTGGACGGCTGTGTCGACCACCAGGAGGGAATCGCCGACGACGAGACACACGCCTTCTTCACCCGCCTCATGGACGAGGGCGGGGCGATGCTGTGGGGCCGCGTCACCTACGAGATGATGGAGAGCTACTGGCCGGCGGTCGCCCGCGGCGATGAGGAGGCGCCGCCGGCGATGCGCGAGTGGGCGGTCAAGCTGGATGCCAAGCCGAAGTACGTGGTGTCGTCGACGCGAAAGGACTTCCCGTGGACCAACAGCCACCACATCGTCGGCGACCTGCGCACGGGCGTGCAGAAGCTCAAGGACGCGACCCCGGCCGGCGTGCTCCTCGGTAGCGGCAAGCTCGCGACCGAGCTGGACCGGCTGGATCTGATCGACGAGTACAAGTTCCTCATCCACCCCAGGATCGTCGGCCACGGCCCGACCCTGTACCAGAGCGGGCTGCCCAGCACGCGACGGCTCGAGCTGGTCTCGGCGAAGCCGCTCCGCGGCGGCGCGGTCGCCATGCACTACCGGCGCGCGCGCTGA
- a CDS encoding IS66 family transposase → MTAPLPPQILPRALATPSLLAHILSDKFCDGLPFHRQECMA, encoded by the coding sequence GTGACCGCACCGCTGCCGCCGCAGATCCTGCCGCGCGCGCTCGCGACACCTTCGCTCCTGGCGCACATCCTCAGCGACAAGTTCTGCGACGGCCTGCCGTTCCATCGCCAGGAGTGTATGGCTTAG
- a CDS encoding helix-turn-helix transcriptional regulator has protein sequence MTAASLSSPHSELGHFLRTRRARLRPSDVGLTEGARRRTPGLRREEVAQLADVGVSWYTWLEQGRDIHVSEPLLERLAQALRLTPSERAHLFALAQGRPAASPLIAPAGVSEALQRVLDVHPFPALVATMRWDYLAWNTAAVRLYGDFSKLTPALRNGLWRLFTDPNRRRMIPAWEQIARASVQRFRLDAARSADRSAFDELAAALSRVSPEFTRWWGDHDVVEVGEGSKELIHSDVGLVRFEYVTLTQAEPDGRVLRVTFYSPQAGESEERTRRLFGPITR, from the coding sequence GTGACCGCCGCGTCCCTGTCGTCTCCGCACTCCGAGCTGGGGCACTTTCTCCGGACCCGCCGGGCGCGGCTGCGGCCGTCCGATGTGGGGCTGACCGAGGGCGCGCGGCGGCGCACGCCGGGGCTGCGGCGCGAGGAGGTCGCGCAGCTCGCCGACGTGGGGGTGAGCTGGTACACGTGGCTCGAGCAGGGGCGCGACATCCATGTGTCCGAGCCGCTCCTCGAGCGGCTGGCGCAGGCGCTGCGGCTGACTCCGAGCGAGCGAGCGCACCTGTTTGCGCTCGCCCAGGGGCGGCCGGCGGCGAGCCCGCTGATCGCCCCGGCCGGCGTGAGCGAGGCGCTGCAGCGGGTGCTCGACGTGCACCCGTTCCCGGCGCTCGTGGCCACGATGCGCTGGGATTACCTCGCCTGGAACACGGCCGCGGTGAGGCTCTACGGAGATTTCTCAAAGCTCACGCCCGCGCTCCGCAACGGGCTCTGGAGACTGTTCACCGACCCGAACAGGCGCCGCATGATACCCGCCTGGGAGCAGATCGCGCGAGCCAGCGTGCAGCGCTTTCGCCTCGACGCGGCGCGCTCGGCCGACCGCTCGGCCTTCGACGAGCTGGCGGCCGCGCTGTCGCGGGTGAGCCCCGAGTTCACCCGCTGGTGGGGCGACCATGACGTGGTCGAGGTGGGCGAGGGCTCGAAGGAGCTGATCCATTCGGACGTGGGGCTCGTGCGCTTCGAGTACGTGACGCTCACGCAGGCGGAGCCCGACGGGCGCGTGCTTCGTGTCACGTTCTACTCACCGCAGGCTGGCGAGAGCGAGGAGCGCACGAGGCGACTCTTCGGGCCGATCACAAGGTGA
- a CDS encoding aldo/keto reductase — protein sequence MRYRLFGRTGLYVSELCFGAMTFGGKGFYEPIGKTAQAEADELVSISLESGINFFDTADVYSEGESEKILGKALGARRKDVVLATKVRGKVGTGPNQQGLSRAHIMSAIEGSLKRLGTDWVDLYQIHGFDPVTPFDETLRALDDVVRSGKVRYVGCSNLAAWQLAKANGIAARHGWARFESLQAHYTIATRDLERELVPLLNDAQMGLMVWSPLSGGLLSGKHGRDGKSPDGSRRASFDFPPVNKERAFDCIDAMRKIGDAKGASVACVALAWLLAKPHVSAIIVGAKNEEQLRDNLKASDFVLDPAELAELDKVSALPAEYPGWMIEFLRNQGRAPKNAR from the coding sequence ATGCGTTATAGACTGTTCGGCCGCACTGGCCTTTACGTCTCGGAACTCTGTTTCGGAGCGATGACATTCGGCGGGAAGGGCTTCTACGAGCCCATTGGTAAGACGGCCCAGGCCGAGGCCGACGAGCTCGTGTCAATCTCGCTCGAGAGCGGCATCAATTTCTTCGACACCGCTGACGTCTACTCCGAGGGCGAGTCCGAGAAGATCCTCGGCAAGGCCCTCGGCGCGCGCCGCAAAGACGTCGTGCTCGCCACGAAGGTGCGCGGCAAGGTCGGCACGGGTCCGAACCAGCAGGGCCTCTCCCGCGCTCACATCATGAGCGCCATCGAGGGCAGCCTGAAGCGCCTCGGGACCGACTGGGTCGATCTCTACCAGATTCACGGCTTCGACCCGGTGACCCCCTTCGACGAGACGCTGCGCGCCCTCGACGACGTTGTCCGTTCTGGCAAGGTGCGTTACGTCGGCTGCTCGAATCTCGCAGCATGGCAGCTCGCCAAGGCCAACGGCATCGCGGCGCGCCATGGTTGGGCTCGCTTCGAGTCATTGCAAGCCCACTACACGATCGCCACCCGCGATCTCGAACGCGAACTCGTGCCTCTACTGAACGACGCGCAGATGGGGCTCATGGTATGGAGCCCGCTCTCCGGGGGCCTGCTGTCCGGAAAGCATGGTCGTGACGGCAAAAGCCCTGACGGCTCGCGCCGAGCCAGCTTCGACTTCCCGCCCGTCAACAAGGAGCGCGCCTTCGACTGCATCGACGCGATGCGGAAGATTGGCGACGCCAAGGGCGCGAGCGTCGCATGCGTCGCGCTTGCGTGGCTGCTCGCAAAGCCCCACGTCTCCGCGATCATTGTCGGCGCGAAGAACGAGGAGCAGCTCAGGGACAACCTGAAGGCGAGCGACTTCGTGCTCGACCCCGCCGAGCTCGCCGAGCTCGACAAGGTGAGCGCACTGCCCGCCGAATACCCGGGCTGGATGATCGAGTTCCTACGCAACCAAGGCAGAGCGCCGAAGAACGCTCGCTAA
- a CDS encoding aldo/keto reductase translates to MQKRKLGELEVSAMGLGCMGMSFFYGSPPDSTEMTQLLRAAVDRGVTFFDTAEVYGPFLNEELLGSALAPVRNQVVIATKFGIKHGEHGPSPLSGVDSRPEQIRRVTEASLRRLGTDCIDLLYQHRVDPNVPIEDVAGTVKDLITEGKVKHFGLSEAGATTIRRAHAVQRVTALQSEYSLWMREHELEIIPTLQELGIGFVPFSPLGKGFLTGKMDFTTPLADNDLRRLLPRFAPEAMRANQALVDLLQHIATAKQATPAQIALAWVLAQKPWFVPIPGTTKLHRLEENLGAIDLELTSRDLQSIEEAAAHIQLQGARVPESLQSQFGR, encoded by the coding sequence ATGCAAAAGCGCAAACTTGGAGAACTCGAAGTCTCTGCCATGGGCTTGGGCTGCATGGGTATGAGCTTCTTTTATGGCTCGCCGCCCGACTCGACAGAGATGACACAGTTGCTGCGCGCTGCAGTCGATCGTGGCGTGACTTTCTTTGACACTGCCGAAGTCTACGGCCCATTCCTCAATGAGGAGTTACTCGGTTCGGCGCTAGCGCCTGTACGCAACCAAGTTGTGATCGCAACGAAGTTTGGTATCAAGCACGGCGAGCACGGGCCAAGCCCGCTCTCGGGCGTCGACAGCCGACCCGAACAGATCCGTCGAGTGACCGAAGCGTCGCTCAGGCGTCTTGGAACCGATTGCATCGACCTGCTTTACCAGCACCGTGTCGATCCGAACGTGCCTATCGAAGATGTAGCCGGGACAGTCAAAGACCTGATTACAGAGGGCAAGGTCAAGCACTTCGGTTTGTCAGAGGCCGGTGCAACGACCATTCGCCGCGCCCACGCCGTGCAACGTGTGACTGCGTTGCAGAGCGAATACTCGCTGTGGATGCGAGAGCACGAACTGGAAATCATTCCAACGCTTCAGGAGCTGGGTATTGGGTTTGTACCCTTCAGCCCGCTCGGCAAGGGTTTTCTTACTGGCAAAATGGACTTCACCACACCGTTGGCCGACAACGATCTACGCCGTCTGCTGCCCCGCTTTGCGCCCGAAGCCATGCGAGCCAACCAAGCGCTAGTCGACTTGCTCCAGCACATTGCTACCGCCAAACAGGCGACCCCGGCGCAAATCGCGCTTGCTTGGGTGCTGGCGCAGAAGCCGTGGTTTGTGCCGATCCCCGGCACCACCAAGCTGCATCGACTGGAAGAAAATCTGGGCGCTATCGACCTTGAGCTGACGTCTCGAGACCTGCAGAGCATCGAGGAAGCAGCCGCGCACATCCAGCTCCAAGGAGCGCGCGTCCCAGAGAGCCTGCAGTCCCAATTCGGCCGATAG
- a CDS encoding NAD-dependent epimerase/dehydratase family protein, producing the protein MKRAFVMGVTGYIGGSVARRLLRDGYQVTGLVRTQAASERVAALGIQPILGDIENGALLSRCARQADVVINAANMHHRGSVEALLEGLSGTNKTLVHTSGSSIVSEFGEGEVSERIFEDDTPFTPEPVKAESVAINRLVLDSAARGVRGIVICPPMIYGRGTGLKRDSIQVPALIQMARTQSAGVHLARGLNVWSNVHIDDLVDLYALAIERAKPGDFLFAEAGEERFLDIAAAISRMLGYGGRTVSFPIAQAVALVGETEARYSGASNSRVRATRARGLGWTPKHTSLLREIEQGSYREDFAGPA; encoded by the coding sequence ATGAAGCGTGCATTCGTGATGGGAGTGACGGGTTACATCGGTGGCTCGGTGGCGCGGCGGCTGCTGCGCGACGGCTACCAGGTCACGGGACTGGTGCGCACCCAGGCGGCCAGCGAGCGCGTCGCCGCCCTGGGCATCCAACCCATCCTGGGAGACATCGAGAACGGGGCCCTGCTGAGCCGCTGCGCCCGGCAGGCCGACGTCGTCATCAACGCGGCCAACATGCACCACCGGGGCTCCGTCGAGGCGCTCCTCGAGGGTCTGAGCGGCACGAACAAGACGCTCGTGCACACGAGTGGCTCCTCCATCGTGTCGGAGTTCGGTGAGGGGGAGGTCTCCGAGCGCATCTTCGAGGACGACACCCCCTTCACCCCCGAGCCCGTCAAGGCCGAGAGCGTCGCCATCAACCGGCTCGTCCTGGACTCGGCCGCGCGGGGGGTGCGCGGCATCGTCATCTGCCCACCGATGATCTACGGGCGGGGAACGGGCTTGAAGCGCGACTCCATCCAGGTGCCCGCGCTGATCCAGATGGCGCGGACCCAGAGCGCGGGCGTGCATCTGGCCCGGGGACTCAACGTCTGGTCCAACGTCCACATCGACGACCTGGTGGACCTCTACGCGCTCGCCATCGAGCGGGCGAAGCCTGGAGACTTCCTCTTCGCGGAAGCGGGCGAGGAGCGATTCCTGGACATCGCCGCCGCCATCAGCCGCATGCTCGGGTATGGAGGGCGCACCGTCTCGTTTCCCATCGCCCAGGCGGTCGCCCTCGTCGGCGAGACCGAGGCTCGCTACAGCGGCGCGTCCAACAGCCGGGTGCGCGCCACGCGGGCGCGAGGTCTCGGATGGACCCCGAAGCACACCTCCCTGCTGAGGGAGATCGAGCAGGGCAGCTACCGCGAGGACTTCGCCGGTCCCGCCTGA
- a CDS encoding LysR family transcriptional regulator encodes MDSWPDLLAFVHSVRAGSFSAAARDAGKTPSAFSKRVARLEEQLKLRLVVRGADGLRTTPEGQEFYLRLERALEDVQEACTQVTRARAPRGLLRVSAQPDVGRDWLAPRLTGFARLHPQIELELSLSDKVVDLLSEHFDVALRVGPVEDGRLTLRPIGRFRNCLCAAPAYLRERGTPRDMGEMTRHVWLGYLRGNRQEGWNPVTKQRLSIRAPYAADSNAVLRQLALDGLGIARLPEFTVLEDLRRGALVRLPGDAPDDEGLPISFVFPQGRQLASRVRVFMDHFAEEARRSLPQSRASGR; translated from the coding sequence ATGGACTCGTGGCCCGACCTTCTCGCCTTCGTCCACAGCGTGCGCGCGGGGAGTTTCAGCGCGGCGGCCCGGGACGCGGGAAAGACCCCCTCGGCGTTCAGCAAGCGCGTGGCCCGGTTGGAGGAGCAGTTGAAGTTGCGCCTCGTGGTCCGGGGCGCGGACGGCCTGCGCACGACACCCGAGGGCCAGGAGTTCTACCTGCGGCTCGAACGGGCGCTGGAGGATGTCCAGGAGGCCTGCACCCAGGTCACCCGCGCCCGCGCGCCTCGCGGACTGCTCCGGGTGAGCGCGCAGCCCGACGTGGGGCGGGACTGGCTCGCGCCCCGGTTGACGGGATTCGCGCGGCTCCATCCCCAGATAGAGCTGGAGCTGAGCCTGAGTGACAAGGTCGTGGACCTGCTGTCCGAGCATTTCGACGTGGCCCTCCGGGTGGGTCCCGTCGAGGACGGGCGGCTCACGCTCCGGCCGATCGGCCGCTTCCGCAACTGCCTGTGCGCCGCTCCCGCCTATCTCCGGGAGCGGGGCACGCCGCGCGACATGGGGGAGATGACCCGGCATGTCTGGCTGGGCTACCTGCGCGGCAACCGGCAGGAGGGCTGGAATCCCGTGACGAAGCAACGGCTCTCGATCCGGGCGCCCTACGCGGCCGACAGCAACGCGGTGCTGCGCCAGCTCGCGCTCGACGGCCTGGGCATCGCGAGGCTGCCGGAGTTCACCGTGCTCGAGGACTTGCGGCGGGGCGCCCTGGTGCGCCTGCCCGGGGATGCGCCCGATGACGAGGGTCTTCCCATCTCCTTCGTGTTCCCCCAGGGACGGCAGCTCGCCTCGCGGGTGAGGGTCTTCATGGACCACTTCGCCGAGGAGGCCCGCCGCTCCCTTCCCCAGTCGCGAGCGTCCGGCCGGTGA